Proteins encoded together in one Lysinibacillus sp. FSL K6-0232 window:
- a CDS encoding methyl-accepting chemotaxis protein: protein MKLLYKILLTILSTIMIVFVIILSVNIVKTNTLAVYDAQQLAQSRASESAYKMQMELNYAMDTTRTLATTLQTMVANNKGDRDLVNDMLQQLLAQNNTFLGVWTIWEPNAFDEQDHLFINQEGHDATGRFLPYWARSNNNITVAALEDYETSDYYLLPKTLKQEIILEPLAYPIDGHEVLMTSTAIPIEIEGQVVGVVGVDISLETLIALNNEITLYDTGYSAVVSYQGTFVAHPSADYINQPVTSMEKYEKTDKILSAIEQGSSYIVEDYATYLQKASFVAVAPIQIGQTTTPWALQVTIPADEVKAGANETMWLSILLAVIGIIILVVAIIWIARHIVKPIIQTAEQVKIIAAGNLAVEPLQVHSKDEIGELAQAMNQMTDNMRELIQAAADISDQVQLYSDELQSSTNEMGISIDQVVTTTSELATGVTLQAEQATTTLGVTQEVEQKLQTIQMAIEEMQQHSQQTTESSKQGLLHAEQSIEGMGTMSAQVTATANVVQRLSDQSTEINRILQVIDAIASQTDLLALNAAIEAARAGEHGKGFSIVAEEVRKLAEESAQATSQIAVIIDMVVKEAVTASDAMQQVVTAMQTNTEYIAANKQALDTILQHIVDTVAQINHVTVAATMIQQETQEAVRAVENMTAVSEQSSAGTEELLATMEQQNLAVHAINSKAQQLASMADTLHLALAKFQYEK, encoded by the coding sequence ATGAAGTTATTATACAAAATCTTACTAACAATATTATCAACAATAATGATTGTTTTCGTGATTATTTTAAGTGTCAATATTGTAAAGACGAATACATTAGCAGTCTATGATGCACAGCAGCTTGCTCAATCGCGTGCCTCTGAAAGTGCCTATAAAATGCAGATGGAGCTTAATTATGCAATGGATACAACCAGAACATTAGCGACAACTCTCCAAACAATGGTGGCAAACAATAAGGGGGATCGTGATTTAGTAAACGATATGCTTCAGCAATTATTAGCACAAAATAACACCTTTCTTGGGGTATGGACGATTTGGGAGCCAAATGCCTTTGATGAACAAGATCACCTCTTTATCAATCAAGAGGGGCATGATGCAACAGGACGCTTCCTTCCTTATTGGGCACGGAGTAATAATAATATAACGGTTGCAGCGCTTGAAGATTATGAAACAAGTGATTATTATCTACTACCTAAAACGCTTAAGCAGGAGATTATTTTAGAACCGCTTGCTTATCCGATTGATGGCCATGAGGTGCTGATGACTTCAACAGCTATTCCGATTGAAATAGAGGGGCAGGTTGTTGGTGTTGTTGGGGTTGATATTAGCTTAGAAACTTTGATAGCTTTGAACAATGAAATTACCTTATACGATACAGGCTATAGTGCGGTTGTGTCCTATCAAGGGACATTTGTCGCACATCCATCCGCTGATTATATCAATCAACCAGTCACTAGCATGGAAAAATATGAAAAAACAGATAAAATTTTAAGTGCTATTGAACAAGGCAGCTCCTATATAGTAGAGGATTATGCTACTTATTTGCAAAAAGCCTCCTTTGTTGCAGTTGCTCCTATCCAAATTGGTCAAACAACGACCCCATGGGCATTGCAGGTTACAATTCCAGCGGATGAGGTTAAAGCAGGGGCAAATGAAACGATGTGGCTATCCATTTTATTAGCTGTTATCGGTATTATTATTTTAGTTGTAGCTATTATTTGGATTGCTAGACATATTGTAAAGCCTATCATTCAGACGGCGGAGCAAGTAAAAATAATCGCTGCTGGCAATTTAGCAGTTGAGCCATTGCAAGTGCACTCAAAGGATGAAATTGGTGAGCTTGCACAAGCCATGAACCAGATGACAGATAATATGCGTGAGCTTATCCAAGCGGCTGCTGATATTTCCGACCAGGTGCAGCTCTATAGCGATGAGCTACAATCCTCTACGAATGAGATGGGCATTAGTATTGACCAAGTCGTAACAACAACGAGCGAACTTGCAACAGGTGTAACGTTACAGGCTGAGCAAGCAACAACAACATTGGGGGTTACACAGGAAGTCGAGCAAAAATTACAAACCATTCAGATGGCAATTGAAGAAATGCAGCAGCATTCTCAGCAAACAACCGAGTCTTCCAAGCAAGGATTGCTTCATGCAGAGCAATCTATTGAAGGGATGGGGACAATGTCAGCGCAAGTGACAGCAACGGCTAATGTTGTTCAGCGGCTAAGTGACCAGTCCACAGAAATTAATCGTATTTTACAGGTTATTGATGCGATTGCAAGCCAAACAGATTTATTGGCATTGAATGCAGCAATTGAGGCGGCTCGTGCTGGTGAGCATGGCAAAGGCTTCTCAATTGTGGCAGAGGAGGTGCGTAAGCTTGCGGAGGAATCTGCGCAAGCTACAAGTCAAATCGCAGTGATTATTGATATGGTTGTAAAAGAAGCAGTAACGGCAAGCGATGCTATGCAGCAGGTGGTCACGGCGATGCAAACAAATACCGAGTATATTGCTGCCAATAAACAGGCGCTTGATACGATTTTACAGCATATTGTTGATACGGTTGCACAAATTAATCATGTTACTGTCGCTGCTACTATGATTCAGCAGGAAACACAGGAGGCTGTGCGAGCAGTAGAGAATATGACAGCAGTGAGTGAGCAATCCTCAGCAGGCACAGAGGAGCTACTAGCAACGATGGAACAGCAAAATTTAGCGGTTCATGCAATTAATAGCAAGGCACAGCAATTGGCATCTATGGCTGATACCTTGCATTTAGCACTTGCTAAATTTCAATATGAAAAATAA